From one Nitrospiraceae bacterium genomic stretch:
- the nuoL gene encoding NADH-quinone oxidoreductase subunit L — protein MNFMQSYLLIPLLPLAAFAVNIIFGRWFIRDKAHWISIPAVVGSWIVSVMTLIDVMSGKTFNQDLYSWIVSGSFKVSIGFLIDQLTAVMLFVVTTCSAVIHIYSVGYMHDDRGYYRFFAYMSLFTFSMLMLIMANNFLQLYLGWEAVGLCSYFLIGYYFNKKSASDAGKKAFIVNRFGDFGFGLGVIIIFLTFGTLYYEPVFAKSSGLALTTISFLGYDIHLMTLIALLLFCGAIGKSAQMPLHVWLPDAMEGPTPVSALIHAATMVTAGVFLVARCSPIFNLSETAMIIVALTGAITSLFAATIGLVQNDIKRIIAYSTISQLGYMFFACGVGAFSAGVFHLYTHAFFKALLFLCAGSVMHAMSGELNIQKMGGLKKHMPITYITMLIASLSIAGVPGFAGFFSKDEILWLAYSGTSPVGKFVWITGTAVAFLTAFYSFRLIFLTFHGKFRGTNEQEHHLHESPKTMTIPLILLCIGAVAAGWFGIPHLLGGGDRFAEFLKPVLGHSASNGTHLEEWFVMSASVIAGLAGIGLAFLFYLVKTDMPQRIAVKFRFTYRVFFNKYYIDEFYDLIIVRPCIWFAKNILVNITDARIIEAVVNGLPNAIGAFSQRLRKIQTGFIQHYAVMMVLGMLIITAFMFLK, from the coding sequence ATGAACTTTATGCAGAGTTATTTGCTTATACCGCTTCTGCCGCTGGCAGCCTTTGCGGTAAATATCATTTTTGGCAGATGGTTTATCAGAGATAAAGCTCACTGGATCTCAATACCTGCGGTTGTTGGTTCATGGATAGTGTCTGTGATGACACTTATTGATGTCATGTCAGGAAAAACTTTTAACCAGGACTTGTATTCCTGGATAGTCTCAGGTAGTTTCAAAGTTTCTATTGGATTTTTAATTGACCAGTTAACAGCAGTGATGTTGTTTGTGGTGACAACCTGCAGCGCTGTAATTCATATATATTCAGTGGGCTACATGCATGATGACAGAGGCTATTACAGATTTTTCGCGTACATGAGTCTTTTTACATTCTCAATGCTAATGCTCATAATGGCAAATAATTTTCTCCAGCTTTATCTTGGATGGGAAGCAGTAGGCTTGTGCTCATATTTTCTCATTGGATATTACTTTAATAAAAAATCTGCATCTGATGCCGGTAAAAAAGCTTTCATAGTAAACAGGTTCGGCGATTTTGGATTTGGGCTGGGCGTGATAATAATTTTTCTGACATTTGGGACTCTTTATTATGAACCTGTATTTGCAAAATCCAGCGGTCTTGCATTAACGACTATTAGCTTTCTTGGATACGACATTCATCTTATGACATTAATAGCGCTTCTTTTATTCTGCGGCGCAATTGGAAAATCAGCGCAGATGCCTCTGCATGTCTGGCTGCCTGATGCAATGGAAGGCCCAACACCTGTAAGCGCTCTTATTCATGCAGCAACGATGGTCACAGCAGGAGTGTTTCTTGTTGCAAGATGCAGTCCGATATTTAATCTCTCTGAGACAGCGATGATAATAGTTGCTTTAACAGGCGCGATAACCTCGCTCTTTGCTGCAACAATCGGCCTTGTGCAGAATGACATAAAAAGGATTATTGCCTACTCAACGATAAGCCAGCTTGGTTACATGTTTTTTGCATGCGGTGTCGGAGCTTTTTCAGCGGGAGTTTTCCATCTGTACACCCATGCATTTTTTAAGGCGCTACTATTCCTCTGCGCAGGCAGTGTGATGCATGCAATGTCAGGTGAACTTAATATACAGAAAATGGGCGGTTTAAAAAAACACATGCCTATTACGTACATTACTATGCTGATAGCATCACTGAGCATTGCAGGTGTTCCGGGGTTTGCGGGATTTTTCAGTAAGGATGAGATACTCTGGCTTGCATATTCAGGCACAAGCCCTGTTGGAAAATTTGTCTGGATTACAGGAACTGCAGTTGCATTTCTGACTGCCTTTTATTCATTCAGACTTATATTTCTCACATTTCACGGGAAATTCAGGGGAACGAACGAACAGGAGCATCATCTTCATGAGTCGCCAAAGACAATGACAATCCCTCTTATATTGCTCTGCATCGGTGCAGTTGCAGCAGGTTGGTTCGGGATACCGCATCTGCTCGGAGGAGGCGATCGATTTGCCGAGTTTCTAAAGCCGGTGCTGGGACATTCAGCATCAAATGGAACGCATTTGGAAGAATGGTTCGTTATGAGTGCATCCGTCATAGCAGGGCTTGCAGGTATTGGGCTGGCATTTTTATTTTATCTTGTCAAGACAGATATGCCTCAAAGAATTGCCGTGAAATTCAGATTTACATACAGAGTTTTTTTCAATAAATATTATATTGATGAATTCTATGATTTGATAATTGTAAGACCCTGCATATGGTTTGCAAAAAATATCCTTGTCAATATTACTGATGCAAGGATTATAGAGGCAGTAGTCAACGGTCTGCCGAATGCAATCGGCGCATTCAGCCAAAGATTGAGAAAAATACAAACAGGATTCATACAGCATTATGCAGTCATGATGGTCCTGGGAATGCTCATTATTACCGCATTCATGTTCTTAAAGTAG
- the nuoH gene encoding NADH-quinone oxidoreductase subunit NuoH, whose translation MSGFFEGLIGVETLNFIISIGLILIKAVFVLVTALIHVAYATYFERKVIGHMQLRIGPMEVGYHGLLQPIADGIKLFFKEDIIPANADKPLFYFAPVVFTVSALTSLSVIPFFQDFVIADINIGLLFIFAMSSLGAYGIVISGWASNSKYAFLGGLRSASQVISYEIAMGLSLVGVMIMAGSLNLSDIVRAQHSYPTGIFAIPQILGFCVFVVAAFAETNRLPFDLPEAESELVAGYFTEYSGFRFSLFFLGEYTAMIIMASISAICFLGGWTIPRFITDMFPFLLSIPGIVWFLLKVYAFMFLYYWVRATLPRYRYDQLMAIGWKMLIPLALFNILITAVLKIKGLI comes from the coding sequence ATGAGCGGATTTTTTGAAGGCCTAATCGGAGTAGAAACCCTGAATTTCATCATAAGTATTGGACTGATACTTATTAAGGCTGTTTTTGTTCTTGTTACAGCTTTGATTCATGTTGCATACGCAACATATTTCGAGCGTAAGGTCATAGGACACATGCAGTTGAGAATCGGCCCTATGGAAGTAGGATATCACGGCCTGCTCCAGCCGATTGCTGACGGAATAAAACTCTTTTTTAAAGAGGACATAATACCGGCTAATGCAGACAAACCGCTTTTTTATTTTGCGCCTGTTGTATTTACAGTCTCAGCGCTTACATCCTTATCCGTTATCCCGTTCTTTCAGGATTTTGTTATAGCAGATATAAATATAGGACTGCTATTCATTTTTGCAATGTCATCTCTGGGCGCATACGGCATTGTGATATCCGGATGGGCGTCTAATTCAAAATATGCATTTCTCGGTGGATTAAGATCAGCGTCACAGGTTATAAGCTATGAGATTGCTATGGGACTAAGTCTTGTAGGCGTGATGATAATGGCAGGCTCTCTTAATCTTTCTGATATTGTGAGGGCTCAGCACAGTTATCCGACTGGTATCTTTGCGATACCTCAGATACTGGGTTTTTGTGTTTTTGTTGTTGCTGCATTTGCTGAGACGAACAGGCTTCCCTTTGATCTTCCTGAGGCTGAGAGCGAGCTTGTTGCAGGATATTTTACAGAATACAGCGGCTTCAGATTCTCGCTTTTTTTTCTGGGCGAATATACAGCAATGATAATAATGGCTTCCATTTCAGCCATATGTTTTCTGGGAGGCTGGACGATCCCAAGATTTATAACTGATATGTTTCCTTTTCTTCTGAGCATTCCAGGAATTGTGTGGTTTCTTTTAAAGGTATATGCATTCATGTTCCTTTATTATTGGGTAAGGGCAACACTTCCCAGATACAGATATGACCAGCTTATGGCTATCGGATGGAAAATGCTTATTCCTTTGGCGCTATTTAATATTTTAATAACAGCAGTGCTGAAGATTAAAGGGCTTATATGA
- a CDS encoding NADH-quinone oxidoreductase subunit J produces the protein MFNTAPQLFFAYFSAVILILSVVVITRKNPVHSVIWMLFLFFHIAGLYLFLNAEFIAAIQIIIYAGAILVLFLFVVFLLNLRQEIRGKSYIKLWPITLIFSSSIFVIMLTVLRSFELAPSGQYTIELIKKETHTKILGQLLYSEFLFPFEIASLILLVAIVGAVVLAKK, from the coding sequence ATGTTCAATACAGCTCCTCAGTTATTTTTTGCATATTTTTCAGCAGTGATATTGATACTTTCTGTGGTCGTTATTACGAGGAAAAATCCCGTTCACAGTGTTATATGGATGCTGTTTTTGTTTTTCCATATAGCAGGACTTTATCTTTTCCTTAATGCAGAATTTATTGCTGCAATACAGATAATCATATATGCAGGCGCAATACTTGTTCTTTTCCTCTTTGTTGTTTTTCTTCTCAATCTCAGACAAGAGATAAGAGGCAAAAGCTATATTAAATTATGGCCGATAACGCTTATTTTTTCATCAAGCATATTCGTAATAATGCTGACGGTCTTGAGGTCATTTGAACTGGCTCCTTCAGGGCAATATACGATCGAACTTATAAAAAAGGAAACACATACAAAAATTCTCGGACAATTGCTTTATTCAGAATTTTTATTTCCTTTTGAAATAGCATCATTGATACTTCTGGTTGCAATAGTGGGAGCGGTTGTTCTTGCTAAGAAATGA
- the nuoK gene encoding NADH-quinone oxidoreductase subunit NuoK, with product MVPLNWYLILSTAVFIIGMIGFLTRRNLIIIFMSIELMLNGVNISLVAISHYMQDMRGQIFVFFIIAVAAAEAAIGLAIIMALFRNKPTVYVDEMNEMKG from the coding sequence ATGGTGCCGTTAAACTGGTATCTGATACTCAGCACAGCAGTATTCATAATAGGAATGATCGGGTTTCTCACAAGAAGAAATCTGATAATAATATTCATGTCAATAGAGCTTATGCTCAACGGAGTAAATATCAGCCTTGTAGCTATAAGCCACTATATGCAGGACATGAGAGGGCAGATTTTTGTTTTCTTTATTATTGCTGTTGCAGCTGCAGAGGCAGCAATTGGTCTTGCAATAATAATGGCGCTGTTCAGAAATAAGCCGACAGTTTATGTTGATGAAATGAATGAGATGAAGGGATGA
- the nuoI gene encoding NADH-quinone oxidoreductase subunit NuoI produces the protein MRTGFEKILRKVLFIDIAEGMLLTFRTMFRHAVTRRYPKVKRPVKFGYRGLHALAKDENGKMKCVGCGLCSSYCPSKCIYIYTRDGEDHNKVVDRYEIEVLRCVYCGFCVEACPFGAIAMSEHYEYSGYCRDDFYMTKEKLLENWNKYFSGDKAEKYFEKIWRPKKDDFSGYEGQAVFKGIKKGEGK, from the coding sequence ATGAGAACTGGCTTCGAAAAAATTTTAAGAAAAGTATTATTCATCGATATAGCCGAGGGAATGCTGCTGACCTTCAGAACAATGTTCAGGCATGCTGTTACAAGAAGATATCCCAAGGTAAAAAGACCGGTCAAGTTTGGCTACAGGGGTCTGCATGCGCTTGCAAAAGATGAGAATGGAAAAATGAAATGCGTTGGATGCGGTTTATGCAGTTCATACTGTCCGTCAAAGTGCATATACATATATACCAGAGACGGGGAAGATCATAATAAGGTTGTTGACAGATATGAGATAGAAGTCCTCAGATGTGTTTATTGCGGCTTTTGCGTGGAGGCATGTCCATTTGGAGCTATAGCAATGAGCGAGCATTACGAATATTCAGGTTACTGCAGAGATGATTTCTACATGACAAAAGAAAAACTCCTTGAAAACTGGAACAAGTATTTTTCAGGCGATAAGGCTGAAAAATATTTTGAAAAAATATGGCGTCCTAAAAAAGATGATTTTTCAGGATATGAAGGACAGGCTGTATTCAAAGGAATAAAAAAGGGAGAGGGGAAATAA
- a CDS encoding molybdopterin-dependent oxidoreductase, translated as MITITINGKEIKIEKPVTVLEAAKSAGIKIPTLCSHEWLEKYGGCRICLVEVEKMPRLQTSCTLMAADGMVINTETKKIAEARKGVLEFLLINHPLDCPVCDKAGECELQDLVVKYGASSSRFKEEKRKKTESLEDPLIVRNTDRCIMCTRCVRMCAGVQGASALSVVNRGGLSCIEPFSGGKYDCEYCGLCIAVCPVGAMMSRLHRHNYRPWFISDTVETICPYCGVGCTLTLQVRSNVIGRVIAKAGKGVNDGLICSKGMFGYEFVRNPEKLRMPLIRKRGVLLESTWEEAISLVARRLSEISGRYGSKSIGGIASPRCTNEDNYVFQKFMRVALKTNNIDSTARSWYAGAQRFIENILGQGSTANIISGLSNSDAVFIAGGDPLSVNPVLGLQIRACSKKGGKIFTLGNIKGFQYFNPITLNPAYLTDTFVLEFILTELKKKKELYNTNSSLEKKIADINASINDVEKTSGISKDELRKFVDSLSQSLSACVVIGRDIVQTKNGAYNLLLLAAISYILNARIYLLSELPNEQGVLDMGCMPDMLPGYRQVANSEQRKKYERDWGSMLPNEKGLTIFEMIDAAKKGSLKALYVMGENPVFNIPDSKNVEAAIRNVEFLVVQDIFFSETAKMADVVLPALSWGEKEGTFTNLERRIQRLKKAVHRDGKDDWKIICELSEKLGYDFIYPDTESVFDEISRVSPLYKGLKYKYIERGNVMYPYNSSSDMAIVDVNASKHEISVREGLYIKVEQPLFHSRTLSRKAPALLKIYPNASVKINQRTADRLSLQAGGMMRITTKVNSIELPLNVDSSLDDNCIMLSNNFEDKGAYSLVEYSVDSVTGAACIDANDIKIEKAGR; from the coding sequence ATGATAACCATTACTATAAACGGTAAAGAGATAAAAATTGAAAAGCCTGTGACAGTGCTGGAGGCTGCAAAGTCTGCCGGCATTAAGATCCCTACGCTATGCAGTCATGAATGGCTGGAAAAATATGGAGGCTGCAGGATCTGTCTTGTTGAAGTGGAGAAAATGCCAAGGCTTCAAACATCATGCACCCTGATGGCAGCAGACGGAATGGTTATAAATACAGAGACAAAAAAGATTGCAGAGGCGAGGAAAGGCGTTCTGGAATTTCTGCTCATCAATCATCCGCTTGATTGTCCTGTCTGTGATAAGGCGGGCGAGTGTGAACTGCAGGATTTAGTTGTTAAATACGGGGCTTCATCGAGCAGATTCAAAGAAGAAAAAAGAAAAAAAACTGAGAGCCTAGAAGATCCACTCATTGTAAGAAATACTGATAGATGCATAATGTGCACCAGATGCGTGAGAATGTGCGCAGGCGTTCAGGGAGCATCAGCTCTTTCTGTGGTGAACAGGGGAGGCCTTTCATGTATTGAACCTTTCTCAGGCGGAAAATATGATTGCGAATACTGCGGTCTGTGCATTGCAGTATGCCCTGTAGGCGCAATGATGTCCAGACTTCACAGACATAATTACAGACCGTGGTTCATATCAGATACTGTGGAGACAATATGCCCTTATTGCGGTGTAGGCTGCACGCTTACGCTACAGGTTCGTTCTAATGTGATCGGACGTGTTATAGCAAAAGCAGGGAAAGGCGTTAATGACGGATTAATATGTTCTAAGGGCATGTTCGGTTATGAATTTGTCAGGAACCCTGAAAAACTCAGAATGCCTTTGATAAGAAAAAGAGGCGTGCTTCTTGAAAGCACATGGGAAGAAGCTATAAGTCTAGTTGCTAGAAGGCTTTCAGAGATCAGCGGAAGATACGGCTCCAAGTCAATAGGCGGTATTGCATCGCCAAGGTGCACAAATGAAGACAACTATGTTTTCCAGAAATTCATGAGAGTGGCACTAAAGACGAATAATATAGACAGCACTGCAAGATCATGGTACGCAGGGGCTCAGAGATTTATAGAAAATATTCTAGGGCAGGGATCAACGGCAAATATCATATCAGGTCTTTCAAATTCCGATGCTGTATTTATTGCCGGCGGAGACCCTTTGTCAGTCAATCCTGTGCTAGGTCTTCAGATAAGGGCATGTTCTAAAAAAGGCGGAAAGATTTTTACGCTGGGTAATATTAAAGGCTTTCAATATTTTAATCCAATAACACTTAATCCTGCATATTTAACAGATACTTTTGTTCTGGAATTTATTCTCACAGAGCTTAAAAAGAAAAAAGAGCTTTACAATACAAATTCATCTCTTGAGAAAAAGATTGCTGATATTAATGCATCAATTAATGATGTTGAAAAAACATCTGGTATCTCAAAAGATGAACTTCGGAAATTTGTTGATTCTCTCTCGCAGTCTTTATCAGCATGTGTAGTAATAGGCAGGGATATTGTCCAGACAAAAAACGGGGCATATAATCTGCTGCTCTTGGCAGCAATAAGCTATATCTTAAATGCAAGAATATATCTGCTTTCGGAACTTCCGAATGAACAGGGTGTTCTGGATATGGGCTGTATGCCTGATATGCTTCCGGGATACAGACAGGTTGCAAATTCAGAGCAGAGAAAAAAATATGAACGTGACTGGGGGAGCATGCTCCCAAATGAAAAGGGGCTTACGATTTTTGAGATGATAGATGCTGCAAAAAAAGGTTCGTTAAAGGCATTATACGTGATGGGAGAAAATCCAGTATTCAATATCCCTGATTCTAAAAATGTTGAGGCAGCTATAAGAAATGTCGAGTTCCTTGTTGTGCAGGATATCTTTTTTTCTGAGACAGCAAAGATGGCGGATGTTGTTCTTCCTGCGCTCAGCTGGGGTGAGAAGGAAGGCACATTCACAAATCTTGAGAGAAGGATACAGCGTCTTAAAAAAGCGGTTCATAGAGACGGGAAGGATGACTGGAAGATTATCTGCGAACTTTCGGAAAAACTCGGATATGATTTTATTTATCCTGACACTGAATCTGTATTTGACGAGATAAGCAGAGTCTCCCCGTTATATAAGGGGTTAAAGTACAAGTATATAGAGAGAGGGAATGTGATGTATCCGTATAACAGTTCCTCTGACATGGCTATTGTGGATGTTAATGCGTCTAAACATGAAATATCCGTAAGGGAAGGATTATATATTAAAGTTGAACAACCCTTGTTCCATTCACGCACGCTTTCGAGAAAGGCTCCTGCTCTTTTAAAAATTTATCCGAATGCATCGGTAAAGATAAATCAGAGAACTGCTGATAGGCTTTCATTGCAAGCAGGCGGCATGATGAGGATCACGACTAAGGTTAATTCTATAGAGCTGCCTTTGAATGTTGATTCTTCGCTTGATGATAATTGCATTATGCTGTCGAATAATTTTGAGGACAAGGGAGCGTATAGTCTTGTGGAGTATTCAGTTGACTCTGTTACAGGCGCAGCATGTATTGATGCCAATGATATAAAGATAGAAAAGGCAGGAAGATGA